A single Parabacteroides timonensis DNA region contains:
- a CDS encoding DUF6377 domain-containing protein: protein MYIRIILLFIIPSFVCSGYADGQSVSDNIEKMLQSLDSLLAKKETFVVAKEKRIEELRKMEQKVQTDEEQYWMNKLFYEEFMVYDSDSALSYIHKNLDIARKLNNPQWVAQWNIEQSFILSATGFLKEALDALNEINIDNLSSYAKTDYYGQMMYLYSHYGQYSGEDSQQSILYYAQEKIYRDSIFSSIPDNHPYYLWYKGWQYNGTPMAEEVKEQLGLSLASASFDSRKEAMNAYILAIMNRDEGNEEEYLRYLILSAMADIRSANHDIASLEELGKTLYERGATDRAYSYLNYCLGCAQLYKNRIRMIGISSALDAIHKTYEQRNKKQEADLRQYLFIVSMLLLILLAAVFFIGLQMKRLKESRKKLNKANQSLNKHVEELEQAHGQLAEVNNQLQSLNGQLLEANNNLTESNYVKEEYIGYVFNICSNYISKLDEYRKNINRKVKTGMIDEVKKMTDTSSMAANELKEFYRNFDAIFLHIYPDFVSDFNALLEPDKQIMPKEGELLNTELRIYALVRLGISDSVKIAEFLHCSAQTVYNNRLKTRSKAVVPKEHFAEIVKSLGKIER from the coding sequence ATGTATATCAGGATAATACTATTATTTATCATTCCTTCATTCGTTTGTTCAGGATATGCCGACGGGCAATCAGTATCCGATAACATCGAAAAAATGCTACAAAGCCTTGACTCACTCCTCGCAAAAAAGGAGACTTTTGTCGTTGCTAAAGAAAAACGAATTGAAGAACTAAGAAAAATGGAACAGAAAGTTCAGACGGATGAAGAACAATACTGGATGAATAAACTATTCTATGAAGAATTTATGGTATACGACAGTGATTCGGCATTGAGTTATATACACAAAAACCTGGATATCGCCCGGAAACTGAATAATCCGCAATGGGTTGCACAATGGAATATCGAACAATCTTTTATATTATCGGCCACCGGATTCCTGAAAGAAGCACTAGATGCCTTGAATGAAATAAATATCGATAATCTGTCATCTTATGCCAAAACGGATTATTACGGACAGATGATGTATCTCTATTCGCATTACGGTCAATATTCCGGGGAAGACTCCCAACAAAGCATACTTTATTATGCCCAGGAAAAGATATACCGGGATTCCATTTTTTCCAGTATACCGGATAATCATCCCTATTATTTATGGTACAAAGGATGGCAGTATAACGGAACTCCTATGGCCGAAGAAGTAAAAGAACAGTTGGGGTTATCGTTGGCTTCTGCATCTTTCGATTCCAGAAAGGAGGCCATGAATGCATATATTTTAGCAATAATGAATAGAGACGAAGGTAACGAAGAGGAATATCTTCGTTACCTCATTTTATCAGCCATGGCTGATATCCGGTCGGCCAACCACGATATCGCTTCACTGGAAGAACTTGGAAAAACCCTCTATGAAAGGGGAGCCACAGACCGCGCCTATTCGTATCTTAACTATTGTCTTGGATGTGCACAGCTATACAAAAACAGGATACGTATGATCGGTATTTCATCTGCCTTGGACGCTATCCATAAAACCTATGAACAAAGAAATAAAAAGCAAGAAGCTGATTTACGCCAGTATCTGTTCATCGTAAGCATGTTACTATTGATTCTGCTTGCCGCCGTATTCTTCATTGGATTACAAATGAAGCGGCTGAAAGAGTCACGAAAGAAACTGAACAAAGCCAATCAGAGCCTGAATAAACATGTCGAAGAACTCGAACAGGCTCATGGACAACTGGCTGAAGTGAATAACCAACTCCAATCATTGAACGGACAATTATTGGAAGCGAACAATAATTTAACGGAATCAAACTATGTCAAAGAAGAATACATCGGTTATGTATTCAACATATGTTCAAACTATATCAGTAAACTCGATGAATACAGGAAAAATATAAACCGGAAGGTCAAAACCGGTATGATAGACGAAGTGAAAAAGATGACGGATACCTCTTCAATGGCCGCTAATGAACTAAAAGAATTTTATCGCAATTTCGATGCTATTTTCCTACACATCTATCCGGACTTTGTTTCCGATTTCAATGCATTACTCGAACCGGATAAACAAATCATGCCCAAAGAAGGGGAACTGCTAAATACCGAGCTCCGTATCTATGCCCTGGTTCGTTTGGGAATCAGCGACAGTGTAAAAATAGCCGAATTCCTCCATTGCTCCGCCCAAACAGTCTACAACAACCGATTGAAAACACGCAGTAAAGCAGTCGTTCCTAAAGAACATTTTGCGGAAATCGTAAAATCTTTGGGAAAAATAGAGCGCTAA
- a CDS encoding RagB/SusD family nutrient uptake outer membrane protein, translating into MKTYHKITGIVFSILLIGSILSCNDLKENVFSSVTEQSYNYSEQDFNSVIACVYPPMRNVFSHTGFWTAQEVSADAIVSPPTATGWYDGGQYMRFHYHNWNSEQSNVADIWNWMYRGALLANNAIEQIESGKIPTVSPEQKENGLMELRAVRAFYYWLICDNFGDAPLVTNISSELPEKSSRKEIYDFVVNELLEVTPKLSEEQGTDMYGRMTKWAAKALLANVYLNAEVYTGENRWKECITQCDDIINSGKCELSSNYKDSFKSSGVETSKEVIFAIPFDKTLAGGNDMHMRSWQSELKKKFDLEVTPWGSGTVMGVTQFIDTYDVDDSRIDDTWLRGQQYDIDGNMLYGVYDEPGKPFIIGKDIPDGSYVKEFEGYRMNKFEVAPKTPTSSDTDFPFFRYAQILLMKAECLLRTNQPGAGALVTQVRERAFKNTPSKAIVTDDQLRQNSVYKYGYVEKYIIVDPGNQDPIQFGRLYDELGWEFAWEAQRRRDMIRFGLFTKKSWLSHKPAGDYKTVFPIPETVLTSNLKLTQNPAYLQ; encoded by the coding sequence ATGAAAACATATCACAAAATAACAGGAATAGTCTTTTCTATTCTTTTGATCGGCTCAATACTGAGTTGTAATGACTTAAAAGAGAATGTGTTCTCCTCCGTTACCGAGCAAAGCTATAATTATTCGGAGCAGGATTTCAACTCAGTCATTGCTTGTGTCTATCCTCCTATGAGAAACGTTTTCAGTCATACCGGTTTCTGGACTGCCCAGGAAGTAAGTGCCGATGCGATCGTTTCTCCTCCGACTGCTACCGGCTGGTATGATGGAGGACAGTATATGCGCTTTCATTATCATAACTGGAATTCGGAGCAAAGTAATGTTGCAGATATCTGGAACTGGATGTATCGAGGTGCACTACTAGCAAACAATGCGATAGAACAGATAGAAAGTGGTAAAATCCCGACTGTATCCCCCGAACAAAAAGAAAACGGACTCATGGAATTAAGAGCGGTACGAGCTTTTTATTATTGGTTAATTTGTGACAACTTCGGAGATGCTCCATTAGTTACAAATATTTCTAGTGAGTTACCCGAAAAAAGCAGTCGCAAGGAAATTTATGACTTTGTAGTCAATGAATTACTTGAAGTAACTCCTAAATTAAGTGAAGAGCAAGGAACCGACATGTACGGGCGCATGACAAAATGGGCAGCCAAAGCTCTTTTAGCAAATGTTTATCTGAATGCCGAAGTGTATACAGGAGAAAATCGCTGGAAGGAATGTATTACCCAATGTGACGACATTATCAACAGTGGAAAATGTGAATTATCCTCTAATTATAAAGATTCGTTCAAATCATCAGGAGTAGAAACCTCCAAAGAAGTCATCTTCGCTATTCCTTTCGATAAAACACTTGCCGGAGGAAACGATATGCATATGCGCTCCTGGCAAAGTGAATTGAAAAAGAAATTCGATCTAGAAGTAACTCCCTGGGGTAGTGGAACAGTAATGGGAGTTACCCAATTTATTGATACATATGACGTAGACGACAGTCGAATAGATGATACCTGGCTACGCGGGCAACAATATGACATAGATGGTAATATGCTTTATGGAGTATATGATGAGCCTGGCAAACCTTTCATTATCGGGAAAGATATACCGGATGGCAGTTATGTCAAGGAATTTGAAGGATACCGGATGAATAAGTTTGAAGTAGCCCCCAAAACACCGACAAGCTCCGATACTGATTTTCCGTTCTTCCGGTATGCACAAATACTATTGATGAAAGCAGAATGCCTTTTACGTACTAATCAACCCGGAGCCGGAGCATTAGTGACCCAAGTACGGGAACGGGCATTTAAGAACACTCCGTCTAAAGCAATAGTTACCGATGATCAACTCAGGCAAAACTCCGTTTACAAATATGGTTATGTAGAAAAATACATTATTGTAGACCCAGGAAACCAAGACCCTATTCAATTTGGACGTTTATATGATGAATTAGGGTGGGAATTTGCCTGGGAAGCCCAGAGAAGACGGGATATGATCCGTTTTGGGTTATTCACAAAAAAGAGTTGGTTATCCCATAAACCTGCCGGAGATTATAAAACTGTATTTCCAATTCCAGAAACAGTTCTTACTTCAAACCTGAAGCTAACACAGAATCCAGCTTATTTACAATAA
- a CDS encoding glycoside hydrolase family 127 protein, which yields MKKIFLFTICLLSSIQPLFSQEMVKPLQENKIDLFPLSAVRITDGQFKHIQDLDHEYLLTLEPDRLLSWFRREAGLTPKAQPYPFWESENVWGGGPLAGHILGFYMSSMSMMYQATNDKKILDRLNYIVEEMKQCQDAHGDGYLLATINGKHVFEDVIDGDFRTSNPFINETWEPVYIMNKIMLGLYNIYTLCGIQEAKPILIRMADWFGNEVLNKLNHENIQKLLVCEHGSINESYINVYTITGSKKYLEWAKQLNDEDMWIPLSEGKDILNGWHANTQIPKFTGFNAVYQYTDNKAYYDAANLFWNIVVQKHTWVNGGNSTGEHFFEEKMFEQKVPQYGGPESCNSVNMMRLTESLYQTDAKPERIDYYERILYNHILANFDPEEGMCCYYTSMRPGHYKIYGTKYHSFWCCTGTGFEAPAKFAKMIYAHKNNSLYVNLFMASQVEWKEKGIILKQCTRFPDENQSILTVQTSAPKTFDLKIRKPLWTGKGDFSLKINGKNIKSAISEEGYLCISREWSDGDEIIISFTPLLNIDPLKESKRYFSVTYGPIVLGTKINNTNIDKSEFRHSRKTVANTMIPMSDTPVLIGSTEEIKQNMRRITGNELMFRYSPKQGNEITFIPFNRIHFSRYAIYMLHIEKIEDYKQTITDGSTFHNRNTSLGIMSIDAVNIGDKDSEQMHKMETVNSMAEKYDATASWRRATNGGYFMYNLRALPNEKQSLYFAFRANDQDEFTFDVLVDGRIIKTFTRNKADMNLVTSYFSEFIPIPEELTKGKNNITIKIAARLKNITGDILDLKLLRTDQENI from the coding sequence ATGAAAAAGATATTTCTATTTACAATCTGTCTATTATCAAGTATACAACCTCTGTTCTCCCAAGAAATGGTAAAACCATTACAGGAAAACAAAATAGACCTTTTCCCATTAAGTGCCGTTAGAATCACAGACGGTCAGTTCAAACACATTCAGGATTTGGACCATGAATATCTTTTAACACTGGAACCAGACAGGCTCTTATCATGGTTTCGCCGTGAAGCAGGTTTAACACCAAAAGCACAACCTTATCCTTTCTGGGAGTCTGAAAATGTGTGGGGAGGAGGACCTTTGGCCGGACATATTCTTGGCTTTTACATGTCCTCCATGTCTATGATGTACCAGGCAACCAACGATAAAAAGATCCTTGACCGGTTAAATTATATCGTAGAAGAAATGAAACAATGCCAGGATGCCCACGGTGATGGCTATCTGCTAGCTACCATCAACGGTAAACATGTATTTGAAGATGTTATAGACGGAGATTTTAGGACATCCAATCCATTTATAAATGAGACATGGGAACCAGTGTACATTATGAATAAAATTATGCTGGGACTCTATAACATATATACATTGTGCGGAATTCAGGAAGCAAAACCCATATTGATCAGGATGGCTGATTGGTTCGGTAATGAAGTACTGAATAAATTAAATCATGAAAATATTCAAAAATTACTGGTTTGCGAACATGGATCCATCAACGAATCTTATATCAATGTATACACCATAACGGGAAGCAAAAAATACCTGGAATGGGCTAAACAATTAAATGATGAAGATATGTGGATTCCGCTCTCCGAAGGAAAAGATATTCTGAACGGTTGGCATGCCAATACACAAATCCCCAAATTTACAGGATTTAACGCAGTGTACCAGTATACTGATAATAAAGCCTATTATGATGCTGCTAACCTTTTCTGGAACATCGTTGTACAAAAACATACTTGGGTAAATGGCGGTAACAGTACAGGAGAACATTTCTTTGAAGAAAAAATGTTTGAACAGAAAGTTCCACAATATGGAGGTCCGGAATCCTGTAATTCCGTAAATATGATGAGACTTACAGAAAGTTTGTATCAAACCGATGCCAAACCGGAAAGAATAGATTATTATGAACGAATTCTTTATAACCATATTCTAGCAAACTTTGACCCGGAAGAAGGAATGTGTTGCTATTATACCTCCATGCGTCCCGGCCATTATAAAATATACGGAACAAAATATCATTCGTTCTGGTGTTGCACAGGAACAGGCTTTGAAGCACCTGCAAAGTTTGCCAAAATGATCTATGCTCACAAAAATAATTCTCTTTATGTCAATCTTTTTATGGCTTCTCAGGTGGAATGGAAAGAAAAAGGTATAATCTTAAAACAATGTACCCGCTTTCCTGATGAAAACCAGTCTATATTGACTGTTCAAACCTCAGCTCCTAAAACATTTGACCTAAAAATCAGGAAACCGTTGTGGACGGGAAAAGGAGACTTTTCACTTAAAATAAATGGCAAAAATATTAAATCCGCCATATCTGAAGAAGGGTATTTGTGTATCTCACGTGAATGGTCTGATGGAGATGAAATCATCATTTCTTTTACTCCCTTACTTAATATCGATCCTCTAAAAGAGAGTAAAAGATATTTTTCAGTGACTTACGGACCTATTGTATTAGGAACAAAAATCAACAATACAAATATTGATAAAAGTGAATTCCGGCATAGTCGTAAAACTGTTGCAAACACAATGATCCCTATGTCGGATACTCCAGTATTGATTGGTTCTACGGAAGAGATCAAACAAAATATGAGACGGATAACCGGAAACGAATTAATGTTTCGATATTCACCAAAGCAAGGAAACGAAATAACTTTTATTCCTTTTAATCGTATTCACTTCAGCCGTTATGCCATTTATATGCTTCATATAGAAAAAATAGAAGACTACAAACAAACAATAACAGATGGTTCGACTTTTCATAATCGGAACACAAGTTTGGGCATCATGAGTATTGATGCTGTCAATATAGGGGATAAAGATTCCGAACAAATGCACAAAATGGAAACAGTAAATAGCATGGCAGAGAAATATGATGCAACTGCATCCTGGAGACGAGCAACCAATGGCGGATACTTTATGTATAACCTAAGAGCACTACCGAATGAAAAACAATCCCTTTATTTTGCGTTTCGTGCAAATGATCAGGATGAATTTACTTTTGACGTACTGGTGGATGGTCGAATAATCAAAACCTTTACTCGCAATAAGGCAGATATGAATCTGGTAACCTCCTACTTTTCTGAGTTTATCCCAATCCCGGAGGAGTTAACCAAAGGAAAAAATAATATAACGATCAAGATCGCAGCTCGACTTAAAAATATTACTGGCGATATTTTAGATCTCAAATTGCTACGAACAGATCAAGAGAATATTTAA